Within the Streptomyces sp. R41 genome, the region GCGAAGGTCGGTCTCGGCTTCCGCCGGCACGGCATCGTCTTGCCCCTGAGCGATGGTCAGATGCGGGACTGTGTCGTCGAACTGACCGCCGAACGGCGGGGTCTGGGGCCATCGATCCGTGATCGCCTCGGTGAGCCTGGGTTCCTTTGTCGGGGGC harbors:
- a CDS encoding 2'-5' RNA ligase family protein, with the protein product MDRAGQRRARIKPSPPTKEPRLTEAITDRWPQTPPFGGQFDDTVPHLTIAQGQDDAVPAEAETDLRDRLPVTASVSSVDLLVHDGTRWQQRASFTLR